In a genomic window of Aggregatimonas sangjinii:
- a CDS encoding sodium:solute symporter, translated as MKGLDTIDWIVIVAYFFLLLGVAWWVIRKKQENTEDYFLAGRNIGWFMVGASIFASNIGSEHVVGLAGNGAGDKMPLLIYELHAWIVLMLGWVFLPFYARSGVFTMPEFLEKRFDARSRWILSIVSLVAYILTKVSVTIYAGGVVVSALLGIPFWIGAVATVVLTGIYTVLGGMRAVVYTETIQAIILVLGAGILTFLGLEAVGGWGELKETIGPDYFNMWRPNSDPDYPWLPLFITSTVVGIWYWCTDQVIVQRVLTAKNIKEGRRGSIFGALLKLMPVFLFLVPGIIALGLKLQGKLHWDSPDEAFPVLMSNLMPSGLRGLVAAGLLAALMSSLASVFNSCSTLFTLDIYKKLKPEKPEAELVKTGRIATFFVVGLGLLWIPIISRLSDGLYEYLQNVQAYISPPIAAVFLLGIFYKRINANGAIATLVGGFIIGFSKLTLEILKSNFSEGSFLFNLADINWLVFGAYFFALCIAIAVVVSMFYPAPTKQQLAGLTFGTVSQEQKATNKNSYTIWDIIISVAVVLIVLYIMVSFSTLAL; from the coding sequence ATGAAAGGACTCGATACAATCGATTGGATAGTAATCGTTGCCTATTTTTTTCTACTCCTTGGTGTTGCCTGGTGGGTTATCCGTAAAAAACAGGAAAATACCGAAGACTATTTTCTAGCAGGCCGCAACATCGGTTGGTTTATGGTGGGTGCCTCGATTTTCGCATCGAATATCGGCTCGGAGCACGTAGTCGGTCTTGCCGGGAATGGTGCTGGCGATAAAATGCCCCTGTTGATTTATGAGTTGCACGCGTGGATCGTTTTAATGCTCGGTTGGGTCTTTTTGCCCTTTTATGCCCGTAGCGGTGTATTTACGATGCCCGAATTTTTGGAAAAACGCTTCGATGCCCGTTCCCGATGGATACTCTCGATAGTTTCCTTGGTCGCTTATATTTTGACCAAGGTATCGGTCACGATCTACGCGGGTGGCGTGGTCGTTTCTGCCTTGTTGGGCATCCCATTTTGGATAGGCGCTGTGGCTACCGTGGTCCTCACGGGAATCTATACTGTACTAGGTGGAATGCGGGCCGTGGTCTACACCGAGACCATACAGGCGATTATCCTCGTTTTAGGCGCCGGTATTCTTACGTTTTTAGGCTTGGAGGCCGTCGGGGGCTGGGGTGAACTCAAAGAGACAATCGGTCCCGATTACTTTAATATGTGGCGTCCCAATTCGGACCCGGATTATCCGTGGTTGCCCTTGTTCATTACCAGCACCGTAGTAGGTATCTGGTACTGGTGTACCGATCAAGTTATCGTACAGCGCGTATTGACCGCCAAAAACATCAAGGAAGGGCGCAGGGGAAGTATCTTCGGAGCGCTTTTAAAACTGATGCCCGTGTTTCTATTTCTAGTGCCCGGAATTATCGCTTTAGGATTAAAGCTACAGGGTAAGTTGCATTGGGATAGCCCCGATGAAGCCTTCCCTGTGCTGATGAGTAATTTAATGCCTTCGGGCTTACGAGGCCTGGTCGCTGCCGGACTGCTGGCTGCTTTGATGAGCTCACTGGCTTCGGTCTTCAATTCCTGTTCTACACTTTTCACTCTGGATATTTACAAAAAATTGAAGCCTGAAAAACCGGAAGCCGAATTGGTAAAAACCGGCCGTATTGCTACTTTTTTCGTGGTAGGATTGGGCTTATTGTGGATTCCGATTATTTCGAGACTATCGGACGGACTCTACGAATATCTACAAAACGTACAGGCTTACATTTCACCGCCTATCGCCGCTGTTTTTCTGTTGGGAATCTTTTACAAACGTATCAACGCCAACGGTGCTATCGCGACATTGGTAGGCGGGTTCATTATCGGATTCTCAAAATTGACTCTGGAAATCTTAAAATCGAATTTTTCGGAAGGTAGTTTCCTGTTCAATCTGGCCGATATCAATTGGTTGGTATTCGGGGCCTATTTCTTTGCGCTGTGTATTGCCATTGCCGTGGTTGTCAGCATGTTTTACCCAGCGCCTACGAAACAGCAATTGGCAGGTTTAACTTTTGGCACCGTGTCGCAGGAACAAAAAGCGACCAATAAAAACAGCTACACCATCTGGGACATCATCATATCCGTCGCAGTGGTACTAATTGTGCTTTACATTATGGTATCTTTTAGTACGCTGGCCTTATAA
- a CDS encoding formate/nitrite transporter family protein, which produces MIAKESISEIAQQVIHRSPSIIFGSVVLAGWLMALLSWLVVSSNETSSRIFGICMIATTIGFAGLHHSTVGNIEVLAGLIFINDISESTYTIFHSTALFGNAFGGVIFVAPLKYRSCAANL; this is translated from the coding sequence GTGATTGCGAAAGAAAGTATCTCGGAAATCGCCCAACAGGTAATACATCGTTCTCCCTCGATTATTTTCGGAAGCGTGGTACTGGCGGGTTGGCTTATGGCTTTACTATCTTGGTTGGTCGTTTCCTCGAATGAAACCAGCAGTCGTATTTTTGGCATCTGTATGATTGCGACAACGATCGGTTTTGCAGGCCTACATCATAGCACTGTCGGCAATATTGAAGTGCTGGCCGGACTCATTTTCATCAATGACATATCAGAAAGTACTTATACCATTTTTCACTCGACCGCCCTTTTTGGAAACGCCTTTGGCGGAGTGATATTTGTGGCTCCCTTAAAATATAGGTCATGCGCCGCCAACCTATAA
- a CDS encoding DNA-formamidopyrimidine glycosylase family protein — MPELPEVHGYKVYIDSTALHQTITALDCRDTRLLKKSKEEFEQHLLQQKLTGTQRIGKYLFVKTSGAKILVLHFGMTGRPKYYKDEEDRPKFGHIVIAFDSGFHFAFENKRKFGWWDLTDSIEDYKLEHDLSDDARDLSLETFKQSFSNRKTHVKKIIMDQSVAAGVGNWMADEILYQAKIHPEKRVENMSEEDIETVYNAMKKVIEVAIENDAHYSDFPKIS, encoded by the coding sequence ATGCCAGAATTGCCAGAAGTTCACGGTTATAAAGTATATATAGACAGTACCGCGCTACATCAAACTATTACGGCATTGGATTGTCGCGATACCAGGTTATTGAAGAAATCAAAGGAAGAATTCGAACAACATCTCCTACAACAAAAGCTTACCGGAACTCAACGAATCGGGAAATATTTGTTCGTGAAAACGTCAGGAGCCAAAATTCTCGTCCTACATTTTGGGATGACAGGCCGCCCCAAATATTATAAAGATGAAGAAGACAGACCAAAGTTCGGCCATATCGTAATCGCCTTCGATAGCGGTTTTCATTTCGCATTCGAGAACAAACGTAAATTTGGATGGTGGGACCTTACTGATTCCATTGAAGATTATAAACTGGAACACGATTTGAGCGATGATGCGAGGGACTTGTCCTTGGAAACCTTTAAACAATCGTTCAGCAATCGTAAAACGCACGTTAAAAAAATTATCATGGACCAGAGTGTTGCTGCCGGAGTGGGAAATTGGATGGCAGACGAAATCTTATATCAAGCTAAAATACATCCGGAGAAAAGGGTGGAAAATATGTCGGAAGAGGATATTGAAACTGTTTATAACGCGATGAAAAAGGTAATTGAAGTGGCCATTGAAAACGATGCACATTACAGCGATTTTCCCAAAATTTCTTGA
- a CDS encoding PAS domain S-box protein: protein MIPSPKTVRNTSLLQQLPTSIALLDTDFRLIDASRHWMEKFGLQSSDIKGKTIFEIFPRLSNDWKTRLEYAMDGLKDIQIMDRVKTSKQISENFIWNLNPWKDGYGNEIGVVITVKEVPKTKELQLELKRTKNLLDQKGKIARIGSWDYSVITDELFLAPAVREIFNVNNNSKITLDMATGFYRQGESRRCIQEAIQNAIHNGLPWNENLELLQRDGKRIWVNTIGRPKFKDGKCTRIIGTVQDITEKMNSDTTKVVQTIGSNFEDFFDFSPVGMVITDYKSGKILNCNEALSSITGYTKEQMTGKFFPRFVNLSAAGGKSKIAKCLNEKGSFKIDRVVLGTESGENIIISIKSKLLTNSLNETQVLSVVQDVSPVNHQIKNLKTRISEFEISQEKLVNFAHMVSHNLKGHATNFSLLLGFLKQETNERERNKVVSVLCEGAEHLTDTIKGLREIVSIRNNERCKKEAITLNDAIYKTEQRLAGLVKRQSVKIVNEIPDSLKVKAVPVYLDSILGNCMSNAIRYRKKFKAPVLVLSATVQGKYTVLSIEDNGIGIDMAKDEEKLFALYKTLNNEGDSQGMGLYLTKYQMDLMKGKIEVESAIGEGATFKFYFPNN from the coding sequence ATGATACCAAGCCCAAAAACCGTTAGAAACACTAGTCTACTTCAACAACTTCCCACTTCTATTGCTCTGCTGGATACCGATTTCAGATTGATAGATGCTTCCAGGCACTGGATGGAAAAGTTTGGGCTGCAAAGTAGTGATATTAAAGGAAAGACCATTTTTGAGATATTCCCTAGGTTATCGAATGATTGGAAAACAAGATTGGAATATGCGATGGATGGCCTCAAGGACATCCAAATAATGGACAGGGTAAAGACATCAAAACAGATTAGCGAGAATTTTATTTGGAATCTAAATCCGTGGAAGGATGGGTACGGCAATGAAATCGGCGTCGTAATTACCGTAAAAGAAGTTCCCAAGACCAAAGAATTACAGCTCGAACTAAAACGAACTAAAAACCTTCTCGATCAAAAAGGTAAAATAGCGCGTATTGGTAGCTGGGATTATAGTGTGATAACCGATGAGCTTTTTTTAGCGCCAGCAGTACGGGAAATCTTCAATGTCAATAACAATTCGAAGATTACCTTAGACATGGCTACCGGTTTCTATAGACAAGGTGAATCAAGACGATGCATACAGGAGGCGATTCAAAATGCGATTCATAATGGTTTGCCATGGAACGAGAATCTCGAGTTGTTGCAGAGGGATGGAAAACGGATTTGGGTGAATACGATCGGTCGTCCAAAATTCAAGGATGGTAAGTGCACGCGAATCATCGGAACTGTTCAGGATATTACGGAAAAAATGAATAGTGACACCACAAAAGTGGTTCAGACAATAGGAAGCAATTTTGAGGATTTTTTTGATTTCTCACCTGTTGGTATGGTCATTACGGATTACAAGTCAGGAAAAATTCTCAATTGTAATGAGGCCCTTAGTTCGATAACGGGATATACCAAGGAACAAATGACCGGAAAATTCTTTCCGAGATTCGTAAACCTGAGTGCTGCAGGGGGTAAATCTAAGATTGCCAAGTGCCTCAATGAAAAAGGAAGCTTTAAAATCGATAGGGTCGTTTTGGGTACCGAATCCGGCGAAAACATTATTATTAGTATCAAGAGCAAATTGCTGACCAATAGTTTGAATGAGACTCAGGTATTATCAGTAGTTCAAGATGTGTCTCCGGTAAACCACCAAATCAAAAACCTAAAAACCCGTATATCGGAATTCGAGATAAGCCAAGAAAAACTAGTCAATTTTGCCCACATGGTTTCCCACAATCTCAAAGGGCACGCTACCAATTTTTCATTACTTCTCGGATTTTTAAAACAGGAAACCAATGAACGGGAACGAAATAAGGTCGTTTCGGTGCTCTGCGAAGGAGCCGAACACCTCACCGATACGATAAAGGGGCTTAGGGAAATCGTATCGATTCGAAATAATGAAAGGTGTAAAAAAGAAGCAATAACTTTAAACGATGCCATATACAAGACGGAACAACGATTGGCAGGGCTCGTCAAAAGGCAGTCCGTTAAAATAGTAAATGAAATACCCGATTCCTTAAAAGTGAAGGCGGTTCCTGTTTATCTTGATAGTATTTTGGGTAATTGTATGTCAAATGCCATTCGCTATCGCAAAAAATTCAAAGCACCGGTGCTTGTTTTAAGCGCTACTGTTCAGGGAAAATATACCGTGCTATCAATCGAGGATAATGGCATCGGAATAGACATGGCCAAAGATGAGGAGAAATTATTCGCACTTTACAAGACCCTTAATAACGAAGGGGATTCCCAGGGTATGGGACTCTATCTTACCAAATACCAAATGGATCTTATGAAAGGAAAAATTGAGGTAGAAAGCGCTATAGGGGAAGGGGCAACATTCAAATTTTATTTTCCCAATAATTGA
- a CDS encoding response regulator, with protein MKNRLRSIMLLDDNPATNFIHKKFIKMAACAEKTVDFQSGNNALKYLQTNSDFLPDIIFVDINMPIMSAWEFLEEYGELVDNVEKKPVVILLSTSLSPADKKKAEDIEIIDDIRLKPLAVDVIHDVVDKFFPSLP; from the coding sequence ATGAAAAACAGATTACGGTCGATTATGCTACTCGACGATAATCCAGCAACGAACTTTATACACAAGAAGTTTATCAAAATGGCGGCTTGTGCCGAAAAAACGGTAGATTTTCAGAGTGGCAACAACGCACTGAAGTATCTACAAACTAATTCGGATTTCCTTCCGGATATCATTTTTGTCGATATCAACATGCCCATAATGAGCGCTTGGGAGTTTTTAGAAGAGTATGGAGAACTTGTTGATAATGTGGAGAAGAAGCCCGTTGTAATTCTTTTAAGTACATCATTAAGCCCAGCAGACAAGAAAAAAGCTGAGGATATTGAAATTATCGATGATATTAGATTAAAGCCGTTAGCAGTGGATGTGATTCACGATGTAGTTGATAAGTTCTTTCCTTCATTGCCATAG
- a CDS encoding chemotaxis protein CheB, which translates to MTEKGNASEIPVQQDIFLPETPDIIEDSRIVAIGASAGGLEALKEFFNNVPPDCLHSFVIIQHLSPDYKSLMAELLARNTTLPIYEIKNGMPVEHGCIYLIPPKKNMTLIGNKLMLTNKPKGNDLNLPIDIFFRSLAQECKEKAICIILSGTGSDGTSGSRAIKEAGGMIMVQDPDQAKFDGMPLSAINTGLVDYTLPVEQLPAELIHFIDHPRINGASVSQIEEDEETVNGILRQIRNVTKLDFIHYKRPTLVRRIARRISVNKFHNLKEYLDFILENSKEVHILAREFLIGVTKFFRDTPVWESMASNVIPDIVKSKSANDVFKVWCVGTSTGEEAYSMAILILEELERQGKELEVKVFATDLASSHLEIGSRGIYSESIIANVSKDRLSKYFTRKGDEYQVIDALRRTVIFSQHNVLRDPPFNKMDIAVCRNLLIYMQPIAQKKIIGLLHYSLNLNGILLLGSSETLGDYKSVLQEVDRKLKIFQNIKPAKSLGMEPLNYPDIQKLSPTGSFVKSAAKVESKLAEVMNEVVAEELGLAGVYIDENLNILHAVGAFKKFIELPEKGFSINLLKMLPDNVSVTLGAAVRKALRTKKRVLYKALKIRKEEETIVLDLLVDPFEINSIASGTGCLLLFMPKEEIEGTANVVQELSGLKGARIAELEEELKESAQNLQLVVQEVETSNEELQTTNEELLAANEELQSTNEELQSVNEELHTVNAELQQKIEDLAALNADMDNLLKSTDIGTIFLDKEMRIRKFTPAIREHFNLRDGDINRQIEHFTSNFGDDEGMFENAKRVLEDGQIFQKEVQSKNKNWFLERITPYFDNNDKIDGAVVSFVNINELKESERQIRKSEQEFKALYNNAPDMFASFNLDGYIINCNMRLVNNLGYDDISDVMGLHLSDLYVKEESKTAKKRLKAYKAAGKMVNQERSLRRKDGSLIEVSVNAEILYDKNGEESYSICSLRDITELKEAQKQLVDRNKAFEQLLEGTMAGHWDWLIQEGTEYLSPSFKEMFGYKDEEMENTPEAWQKIIHPDDLPGVFEMFEKHTASKGEVPFDNQVRYYHKDGSIVWVYCRGKVIEWDDKGNAVRMVGSHVDITPLKNIEEELYRSNRELEQFAYVASHDLQEPLNTITDFVGLFEEQYKDKLDSEADQYLEFITQAANRMSSLVKSVLGYSRIGKSKEITTINCNTMVQEVLDDLSKRIKDTGTKLEVGDLPVVKGYRMELNSLFLNLIANAVKFRKEGRTPKVTITAKEEEQFFMFSISDNGIGIEEKNQDRIFNIFQRLNNMDSYEGTGIGLAQCKKIAELHGGNIWVDSVPDKGSTFNFKIKNFDR; encoded by the coding sequence ATGACCGAAAAAGGCAACGCATCTGAAATTCCTGTTCAGCAAGATATTTTTCTACCGGAGACCCCAGACATTATAGAAGACTCTAGAATCGTAGCTATAGGAGCCAGCGCTGGTGGCCTTGAAGCATTGAAGGAATTTTTCAACAATGTGCCTCCCGATTGTCTTCACAGTTTTGTAATAATTCAACATTTAAGTCCGGATTACAAATCACTGATGGCCGAGTTGCTGGCCAGAAATACGACATTACCCATTTATGAGATAAAAAACGGTATGCCGGTAGAACATGGTTGTATCTATCTTATCCCACCCAAGAAAAATATGACGTTGATCGGCAATAAACTCATGTTGACCAATAAGCCAAAAGGTAATGATCTCAATCTTCCGATAGACATTTTTTTCAGGTCGCTGGCCCAAGAGTGTAAGGAAAAGGCCATATGTATTATTCTTAGTGGTACAGGGAGTGATGGTACGAGTGGTTCAAGGGCCATAAAAGAAGCGGGGGGTATGATCATGGTGCAGGACCCTGATCAGGCAAAGTTCGATGGCATGCCCTTAAGTGCCATCAATACCGGATTGGTAGACTATACGCTGCCGGTCGAACAACTTCCTGCCGAGCTAATTCATTTTATTGACCATCCGAGAATCAATGGCGCCTCGGTAAGCCAAATTGAAGAAGATGAAGAAACCGTAAATGGTATTCTACGTCAAATTCGCAACGTTACGAAGCTGGATTTTATTCATTATAAAAGGCCTACGCTCGTGCGTCGTATTGCTAGAAGAATCAGTGTAAACAAATTTCATAACCTGAAGGAATACCTTGATTTTATACTCGAAAATTCCAAGGAAGTACACATCTTGGCCCGTGAATTCCTAATCGGGGTGACCAAGTTCTTTCGGGATACGCCTGTATGGGAGAGTATGGCATCGAATGTAATTCCCGATATCGTTAAATCAAAGTCCGCCAATGATGTCTTTAAGGTATGGTGTGTGGGTACCAGTACTGGGGAGGAGGCCTATAGTATGGCCATTCTGATTTTGGAAGAATTAGAACGCCAAGGTAAGGAATTGGAGGTAAAAGTCTTCGCTACTGATTTGGCCAGTAGTCATCTGGAAATCGGTAGTAGGGGCATTTATTCGGAAAGTATCATCGCCAACGTTTCCAAAGACCGACTAAGCAAATACTTTACGCGCAAGGGCGATGAATATCAGGTCATAGATGCCCTTAGGAGAACTGTCATTTTTAGTCAGCACAATGTGTTGCGGGACCCTCCTTTTAATAAGATGGATATTGCGGTTTGTCGTAACCTGCTCATCTACATGCAACCGATAGCCCAGAAAAAGATTATCGGGCTTTTGCACTATTCCTTGAATTTGAACGGGATATTGCTGTTGGGCAGTAGCGAAACCTTGGGAGATTACAAAAGTGTGTTGCAGGAGGTAGACCGAAAGCTTAAGATATTTCAAAACATAAAGCCCGCCAAATCATTGGGAATGGAACCTTTGAACTATCCGGATATCCAAAAACTGTCGCCCACAGGTTCTTTTGTCAAAAGTGCCGCAAAGGTTGAAAGTAAGCTGGCCGAAGTAATGAACGAGGTCGTCGCCGAAGAATTAGGCCTTGCCGGTGTTTATATAGACGAAAACTTGAACATCTTACATGCTGTTGGTGCCTTTAAAAAGTTTATCGAGCTTCCTGAAAAGGGTTTCAGTATCAATTTGCTTAAAATGCTTCCGGATAACGTCTCGGTCACTTTGGGTGCTGCCGTACGAAAGGCCTTGAGGACCAAAAAAAGAGTACTTTATAAAGCTTTGAAAATCCGGAAAGAGGAGGAGACGATCGTATTGGATCTTTTGGTCGACCCTTTTGAAATAAATAGTATCGCATCGGGTACCGGATGCCTGCTACTTTTTATGCCAAAAGAGGAGATCGAGGGTACCGCAAATGTCGTACAGGAACTTTCGGGCTTAAAAGGCGCCCGAATCGCCGAACTGGAGGAAGAACTGAAAGAATCGGCCCAAAATCTTCAATTGGTGGTGCAGGAAGTCGAGACAAGCAATGAGGAATTGCAGACGACCAATGAAGAACTTTTGGCTGCCAACGAAGAGCTGCAAAGTACAAATGAGGAGCTACAAAGTGTCAACGAGGAACTACATACCGTAAATGCTGAACTACAGCAAAAAATCGAGGATTTGGCGGCCTTGAACGCCGATATGGATAATCTTCTGAAAAGTACGGATATTGGGACTATTTTCCTGGACAAGGAAATGCGCATTCGAAAGTTCACGCCGGCCATTAGAGAACATTTTAATCTTAGGGACGGTGATATCAACAGACAAATCGAACACTTTACCAGCAATTTTGGAGATGATGAGGGTATGTTCGAAAATGCCAAAAGAGTATTGGAAGATGGTCAGATATTTCAAAAAGAGGTACAATCCAAGAACAAGAATTGGTTCTTGGAGCGAATAACACCTTATTTCGACAATAATGACAAAATCGATGGGGCCGTTGTAAGTTTCGTGAATATTAACGAGTTAAAGGAGTCGGAGCGGCAAATCAGGAAAAGCGAGCAGGAATTTAAAGCGCTCTACAATAATGCTCCGGATATGTTCGCGAGTTTCAACCTAGACGGCTACATCATTAATTGTAATATGCGCTTGGTAAATAATTTGGGATATGATGATATTTCGGACGTCATGGGACTTCATCTTTCAGATTTATACGTTAAAGAAGAATCAAAAACCGCCAAAAAACGTCTAAAAGCCTATAAGGCTGCAGGAAAGATGGTCAACCAAGAAAGAAGCCTGCGACGTAAAGATGGTTCTTTGATCGAGGTGAGCGTCAATGCTGAGATACTATATGATAAGAACGGTGAAGAGTCGTATTCTATCTGCTCGCTCAGGGATATTACCGAACTAAAGGAAGCGCAAAAACAACTTGTCGATAGGAATAAAGCATTTGAACAGCTGTTGGAAGGAACGATGGCCGGACATTGGGACTGGTTGATTCAAGAAGGTACCGAATATCTAAGCCCAAGTTTTAAGGAAATGTTCGGGTATAAGGATGAGGAGATGGAAAATACTCCCGAAGCATGGCAAAAAATCATTCATCCCGATGATTTGCCCGGTGTTTTTGAGATGTTCGAAAAACACACCGCTTCAAAAGGGGAGGTGCCGTTCGATAATCAGGTGCGTTATTATCACAAAGACGGAAGTATTGTATGGGTATACTGTAGGGGAAAAGTCATTGAGTGGGATGACAAAGGTAATGCAGTACGAATGGTGGGCAGTCATGTGGACATCACCCCACTCAAAAATATTGAAGAGGAACTCTATCGTAGCAATAGGGAATTGGAGCAATTCGCCTACGTGGCGAGCCACGACCTGCAAGAACCACTGAATACGATTACCGACTTTGTCGGGCTATTTGAGGAGCAGTACAAAGACAAGCTAGATTCGGAGGCCGACCAATATCTGGAGTTCATAACGCAGGCCGCAAATAGAATGAGCAGCCTCGTCAAGAGTGTTCTAGGATATTCCCGTATCGGAAAGAGTAAAGAGATAACCACAATTAACTGTAACACGATGGTACAGGAGGTACTCGACGATCTAAGTAAAAGGATCAAGGATACCGGTACAAAATTGGAGGTAGGTGATCTCCCGGTCGTCAAAGGTTATCGCATGGAGCTGAATTCCCTATTTCTAAACCTTATCGCAAATGCCGTCAAGTTCAGAAAGGAGGGCCGTACGCCGAAGGTCACCATTACCGCTAAGGAGGAAGAACAATTTTTTATGTTTTCAATCAGCGACAATGGCATCGGTATCGAGGAAAAAAACCAAGACCGCATATTCAATATTTTCCAACGTCTTAATAATATGGACAGCTATGAGGGCACAGGTATAGGGCTTGCACAATGCAAAAAAATCGCCGAGTTGCATGGCGGCAATATATGGGTAGATTCCGTCCCGGATAAGGGAAGTACGTTTAATTTTAAAATTAAAAATTTCGATAGATGA
- a CDS encoding dipeptidase, producing the protein MKNTKEYIATHRNRFIQELIDLLKIPSVSADPAFTQDVLDTAEAVEKALLEAGCDTVEIHETAGYPIVYGEKQIDSSLPTVLVYGHYDVQPADPLELWDSPPYEPVIKKTEIHPEGAIFARGSCDDKGQMYMHVKALEFMVKTDQLPCNVKFMIEGEEEVGSNNLAVFVKEHREKLANDIILISDTGMIANDVPSITTGLRGLSYVEVEVTGPNRDLHSGLYGGAVANPINILTKMIAALHDENNRITIPGFYNKVEELSAEERAEMAKAPFSLEAYQNALDIDSVYGEKGYTTNERNAIRPTLDVNGIWGGYIGEGAKTVIPSKAYAKISMRLVPNQDWPEITELFTKHFEAIAPKGVTVKVTPHHGGQGYVTPIDTIGYQAASKAYETTFGKKPIPQRSGGSIPIVALFEQELGSKTILMGFGLDSDAIHSPNEHFGVWNYLKGIETIPYFYKFFTEMNKG; encoded by the coding sequence ATGAAAAATACAAAGGAATACATCGCAACGCATAGAAATCGTTTTATACAAGAGCTCATAGACCTTTTGAAAATTCCATCAGTAAGTGCCGACCCGGCCTTTACCCAAGATGTATTGGATACGGCCGAAGCGGTAGAAAAAGCATTATTGGAAGCTGGTTGTGATACCGTCGAAATACATGAAACAGCTGGTTACCCTATTGTTTATGGCGAAAAACAAATCGATTCGAGCTTGCCTACCGTATTGGTCTACGGGCATTATGATGTACAGCCTGCGGATCCTTTGGAACTTTGGGACTCGCCCCCGTACGAACCCGTCATCAAAAAAACGGAGATCCATCCCGAAGGAGCCATTTTCGCTCGGGGTTCCTGTGATGACAAAGGGCAAATGTACATGCACGTTAAGGCCCTGGAGTTTATGGTAAAGACCGACCAGTTGCCTTGCAATGTAAAGTTCATGATCGAAGGAGAGGAAGAAGTGGGGAGCAACAACCTTGCAGTTTTCGTGAAAGAACATCGCGAGAAGTTGGCCAACGATATCATATTGATTTCGGATACGGGCATGATCGCGAATGATGTGCCCTCGATTACGACTGGCCTTCGCGGTCTTAGTTATGTAGAAGTGGAAGTAACCGGCCCGAATCGGGATCTACACTCCGGCCTCTATGGCGGAGCGGTAGCCAACCCCATTAACATTCTTACGAAAATGATCGCCGCTCTGCATGACGAGAATAACCGGATTACCATTCCTGGGTTCTATAATAAAGTGGAGGAACTCTCTGCCGAGGAAAGGGCCGAAATGGCCAAAGCCCCTTTTTCGTTGGAGGCTTATCAAAATGCGTTGGACATCGATTCCGTTTATGGAGAAAAAGGCTATACCACCAACGAACGCAATGCCATACGACCGACGTTGGATGTAAACGGAATCTGGGGCGGCTATATTGGTGAGGGTGCCAAAACCGTCATCCCAAGCAAAGCCTACGCTAAAATCTCGATGCGGTTGGTACCGAACCAAGACTGGCCGGAAATCACGGAGCTTTTTACAAAACATTTTGAGGCCATCGCCCCAAAAGGTGTGACCGTAAAAGTAACACCACACCATGGCGGCCAAGGGTATGTAACCCCTATCGATACAATCGGTTATCAAGCTGCCTCAAAAGCGTATGAAACCACCTTTGGCAAAAAACCGATTCCGCAGCGCAGTGGCGGCAGCATTCCAATCGTGGCCTTGTTCGAACAAGAGCTAGGAAGCAAAACCATACTGATGGGCTTTGGGCTGGATAGCGATGCAATACACTCCCCCAACGAGCATTTCGGAGTCTGGAACTACCTCAAGGGCATTGAGACGATTCCCTACTTCTACAAATTCTTTACGGAGATGAACAAAGGTTGA